The following DNA comes from Papaver somniferum cultivar HN1 chromosome 4, ASM357369v1, whole genome shotgun sequence.
AAATATGTTTGCCGGAGAACGTTATGTTTTTTATCTTAAGAGAAAAGATAACAAGAAGAAATGTGGGCATGTGTGAACTCATTTGATCAAGTTGTATGTGCAGAACAAAGAAGGTGCGGAACTTATTGGCAAAGTATCTCTTTATTGTTGGATGGCCGGCTCAACTTGTACCTCCTTGATTGAGGTATGTTCTTTTTTCTGGCGTCTTCTGCAAGTTGTTAGATTTGGGAAGAGAAGCTTAGGTTAGCAAATGAATGCAATGCAAACACAATGAAAGGTCCAATACGAGAATATCTCGGATGGAGTTGTGAGACCTCAGACAATAACATGGGCCCAAATACTAGTCTTTCTATTTTACACTGTCATGTGTGCAACTGCAAGGGGCTACTCATTTTTCATGGCCAAGCTTTCTTGGCTCTTCAGGCTCTTATCCTCATAATTATTGATGTAAAGAATAACATATATGCTAGGGATGTCGTATATAACAGACCATTGTTGTCATTATTTTTGGAGGCCATAATAGCCTGCCAACCAGATATGACCCGTTTGGATTTAGCAATGAGAAGTTCTCCTCCCAACCAGGGTGCATTAGAGCCAGCTTTACATCTAGATAACTGGAATAAGCAAGACATTTGACACCGCATACTTGCATAAGCATTTACTGGAATACATATGAGCATAGAACAATCATATTACAATTCATAATGCTTTTTACATGCTTATTTTTCTCCTTTATGAAATTGTTTGTTCAAGGTTGCGGAGCTTGGAAGATTGTCGGCTTCAATgaagaaaatagagaagaagctgaacaacACTGATAAATATCAGGTAATTCTTTTCTTGTGATCCATACCTTTTGTGGCCTCTCTGCCTCTCACCACCTACAAACACTATTCCTTTTGGTGTGAATGAATGCAGAATGAGGAATATCTTCTGAAGCTAAAGAAAGCAAATGATAGGACATTGGCTTTGGTAAAGGCAGTTATGGATTTAGGGGTTGCTGCTGGTTTACTTCAACTGGCACCTAATAAACTCACTCCCCGAGTAGTTGGAGGTCTCGGATTTCTCAGCTCTCTCATCTCATGTTATCAGGTTCTTATCCATTTGACAATTCAAATCTCCTATTTAATCCATTGTTTGGGTCGGATCATATTGTTTGATCAAATTTGTTCTGTTTTGCCATTTTTCAATGCAGTTGCTTCCGTCCCCACCAAAGACGAAGACACCATGAATCTGTTGACAAGTTTTCCATGCCTACCAAACTAGTTGGTCTATGATTGTAGGAATATAAAACAATAGATTGCTCTGTCTGCTCTGTATGAAAGAAAATAGATCAAAtatttagttttaaaattaagGGTTTAAATTTGTCATGTTAAGATGATATTTTCTGTGCAATTAAGATGATATTTTGTCTTCTTTTAAGGGGGCTGCGAGTTATTCAAAGCTGTCACGGTACGATGAGACATCGCCATATACTGATATCATGTCCTTCAGATCAACAAGGACTAAAACTTCAGTCAAAAAT
Coding sequences within:
- the LOC113276298 gene encoding peroxisomal membrane protein 11D-like isoform X3; this translates as MSTLDATRAELALAILFLNKAEARDKICRAIQYGSKYLSNGEPGTAQNVDKTTSLARKVFRLFKFVNDLHALISPTPQGTPFPIVALGKSKNALMSTFLFLDQFVWLQRTGIYKNKEGAELIGKVSLYCWMAGSTCTSLIEVAELGRLSASMKKIEKKLNNTDKYQNEEYLLKLKKANDRTLALVKAVMDLGVAAGLLQLAPNKLTPRVVGGLGFLSSLISCYQLLPSPPKTKTP